The DNA window GCCGACCAGGTCAAGGCCGCAGTGGAGAAAGTTGTCGCCGCCTACGGTGGTCTCGACATCCTTTTGAACAACGCTTTCGATCCCGCTATTCCTTACGCGTCGATCCTGGAGCTCTCGACCGATCAGTTGCAGCGCAACTTCGACATGGGACCGATCGCCTATCTGCGCTTAATGCAAGCGGCCTATCCGCATCTCAAGGCAAGCGAGCAGGGGCGCGTCATCAACTTCGGCTCAATGGCCGGTGTGATCGGCATGGCCGGCATGGGTCCGTATAACATGGCCAAGGAAGCCGTGCGGGCGCTCACGAGAACTGCCGCGCGCGAATGGGGCGCAGACAAGATCACCGTCAACAATGTCCTGCCCGTGGCGGAGACTTGGGGTCCTGAAGCCGATGTGCCCGCACCGACCAACCCGCTCGTCCGCTACGGATCGCCGGAAGACGATATCGCACCTGTGGTGCTCTTCCTCGCGAGTAAGGACTCCCAGTTCATCACCGGGTCCAGTCTTACGCCCGATGGCGGCTCGATCATCGACAGCGCGCGCTAACACGTTTGAGCGACGGCCTTGCGCGTTGAGGCCGGCTTGGCCGCCCGAAAGACGTCGCGGGCCTGCTCTGTGAAGCGCCCCGGCTTTTCAGGAGGCATTTCCCATGGGGCTATGCAGCCATATCGAGGTTATCGAGGGCTGCATAGTAATTGTCTTCGCCCACCCGCGCACTGGTCTCATTATTCCCCGCAGAGGCCAGTGAAGGTTCACGTGTCTAGCCCGAACCCGCAACGAAACTGGCTAGGATGGAACGAGGAAGCGCAGACCGCGCGGCGTCGGCACTTTTCAGCTCAGATCAATTGTATCCAATTGAAAATAAACACTGAATGGCCTATTGATCGAAGCTCGGAGGCACCAATGCTTAAGATAGATATGGACATGTACGCCCTGACGAGGGATCGGCTCGGTGGCCCCATCATCCAATATGTCGATGATGGCATCGAGCCCATGTCGCCTCCAATTGACGAAAACGGGAATGTGACCCTCGCCGGCGCGATCAGCTACACTATCACCCTCGTCGCAATCGCGGGACTGTTCGCTTACTTGATGCTCGCGATCTGAAGCGCGCCTACTTCCGCAAGTCCGGGTCGTGGAAAAATCCTTTGTCCATGCCAGCATTCACTGCGGATTGGACATCAACAGAACCTTGAACAGCAGCGCTTCGGTTTATCGCGGCACGTTTGCGATCCGCTTCGATCACCTCTTTGCCCTCATTTATGATCCGCCCGGCGGCACCGGGATTGCCTAAGCCCGGCGCATTCGGCAGGGGCGCCGTTCCGTGCGGATGATAGGTCGAGCGCACTTCATCATAGCTACCGATTGACCGATGCGGCACATCGACGAGGTCAGGACGGTCAATCAAATCCCGGACTTCACTGCCAATTTCCGCCTGCTTATGCTGCATCCAGGCATTGATCATCGCGCTTCTGGCATCGCGCTGCTGGGCTGTCATGGTCGTTGCCCACAATTCTGGCGCGCCCATGCCTGGATTGCGCGCTGCTTCCGCGCGATACCAATCTGCCAGGTCTTGTGAGAGGTTGGCGCTCAGCTGCATCCCATGGGTTTCCGAATAACTTGCGTCCCGGCTGAGCTGCTCCGACAGTTCATGCAGCTTTCGCGCCGTCTCCTGATAGGAGTGGGCACCCGAAAGAGCTTCTTCGGTGCTCTGCGACGAGGAACTCG is part of the Sphingobium sp. EM0848 genome and encodes:
- a CDS encoding SDR family NAD(P)-dependent oxidoreductase, with the translated sequence MMGRLNGKIALVTGATRGIGRATAKLFAAEGAKVAVLSRTAASVEAVVAEIEAAGGTALAVPADIGDADQVKAAVEKVVAAYGGLDILLNNAFDPAIPYASILELSTDQLQRNFDMGPIAYLRLMQAAYPHLKASEQGRVINFGSMAGVIGMAGMGPYNMAKEAVRALTRTAAREWGADKITVNNVLPVAETWGPEADVPAPTNPLVRYGSPEDDIAPVVLFLASKDSQFITGSSLTPDGGSIIDSAR